GTCGCCATCGCCAGAATTCTTTTCAGATGGACGGGATAAGCGTCCTCTTTTTCTTGCGGCGTCTCTTTCCACATTGGCGCGCCTGGCCACGGATGGAAAGCGAATTCTCTTTCGCGTTCGGGCAAATTATTCAGAAATTGGGAAGGAATAGCGAAATAAGATCTTTTGACGATGTTTACCCGATTGATTTCCGGCGCCATTCTTTCCGCCAGAATCCGTTGCGCTTCCTTGGTGATATGGCCGTCCGTTCTCTCGAACCATTCTTTTGGGGAAGGTTGGGATTGCAGCATTTGCAAACCGTCGAAAAATTTTATCCCCGCCTGCTTGCACCACGAACGCGCCAATCGCTTCAACTCTTCGTCAAAGGCTAGATCAGACATCAGGATCGTTTGGGAAAAAGTGGAGAACGGCTTTTCCGCAGCCGTCAGCGATTGCAAAAAATTGGGAATATAAAGCATATAGACGGGCATGTTCTTCCGCGCCTGCAATACTCCGAAAGCAGCGATTATGGCTCGAAATTTGCATTTGGCGATCGCCGTTCGTTCGGGATGCAAAAAGAAGTACTGATTTTGCTTCGCTCCTTGGGCGTACCAGGAACTCCAAGCGATATGCGCCTTGGCATCGGGAATGATCTCTTTGATCCGCTCCAAGGAAAGATTGGAGAGAGGTCCCGTTTGTCTTTGCTTGTAAACAGCTTCGGCATTTTTTTTCCAACTCAACGCAGGTCTGTTGACGAAAATCAAGTAATCGACAAGATCGAAAAACCGGAAATGATCCGTTAAAAAACGCCAAACCGGCCCACGAAAATGATTATCGTCCGGCTGCTGAAAAACAAGAGGCCGGGAATCCGCTTCCAGAGGCGCCAACCGTCCCTGCATATAATCGTTCATCGCTGGACCGTCGCTTAACTCGCAATCCACCAAATCGTTGCCGCCGTAAAAACACCAAACAATTGCGTCGGGATTAGTAGAATCGGCCAATGTAAGGACGCGCAACAATTGCTGATAGGGAGAATAACTGCCGACCGCCGCATTGATAACGTCGGCATGAAGATAGCTTTTCGCCAAAATTTTTTGTAAACTGGCCGTAAACGTTTTCTTTTCGGATAGAGTGCTATGGATATGGCTGTCTCCCGCCGCGAGAACCCGCATCGTTCCCTTCGGTTTGGGAAGATCGACATCCGGCCCCAATGTTCCGATCCGATTGCTGCGCTTCCAGCTGATCCCCCCGTCGGCGCCGATAAAGCAGACCTCAAGATTCGGTTCGATGCTCCACCCCAACAAAGGATCCAAAGCGAAAATAGCGGATTGGTTGGTTCCCAGCGGACAAGGAATCATCCATCGCAAAACCAACTCCACCAGACAATAACAAATAAAGAAACCTAGAAAAATCGCCGTCACGGCAAAGGCAATTTTCCGGGAACGCTTAGCAGGCGCGGAAGGCGGATTTTCCGCCGTTTCCGCCGCTGGATTTTGCACGGTTTCTTGGACCAAGATGCCGGTTTCCCCCT
This genomic window from Candidatus Omnitrophota bacterium contains:
- a CDS encoding SGNH/GDSL hydrolase family protein translates to MVQETVQNPAAETAENPPSAPAKRSRKIAFAVTAIFLGFFICYCLVELVLRWMIPCPLGTNQSAIFALDPLLGWSIEPNLEVCFIGADGGISWKRSNRIGTLGPDVDLPKPKGTMRVLAAGDSHIHSTLSEKKTFTASLQKILAKSYLHADVINAAVGSYSPYQQLLRVLTLADSTNPDAIVWCFYGGNDLVDCELSDGPAMNDYMQGRLAPLEADSRPLVFQQPDDNHFRGPVWRFLTDHFRFFDLVDYLIFVNRPALSWKKNAEAVYKQRQTGPLSNLSLERIKEIIPDAKAHIAWSSWYAQGAKQNQYFFLHPERTAIAKCKFRAIIAAFGVLQARKNMPVYMLYIPNFLQSLTAAEKPFSTFSQTILMSDLAFDEELKRLARSWCKQAGIKFFDGLQMLQSQPSPKEWFERTDGHITKEAQRILAERMAPEINRVNIVKRSYFAIPSQFLNNLPEREREFAFHPWPGAPMWKETPQEKEDAYPVHLKRILAMATPGPWVAGSVWKFMEVPKKDLFIDFWQTNAEKKETLVHRQKVKLNGNNLEPIVWSTPSWYNKTPIPNLPASVSLNYADGEAASPKYTIQWQ